From the Xiphophorus couchianus chromosome 11, X_couchianus-1.0, whole genome shotgun sequence genome, the window aatcctgtgttcgagtccagcttgttacctgttatcataattttgtaagcaaaatctgcttagtggtacttgtacaaatttgaatcgatcagttttcagttgcttggttggcacaatggatagtgtctgtgctttggacacatgaatcctgtgttcgagtccagcttttgacattttatcataattttgtaagcaaaatctgcttagtggtacttgtacaagtttgaatcgatcagttttcagttgcttggttggcacaatggatagtgactgtgctttggacacatgaatactgtgttcgattccagcttgtgacctgttataataattttgtaagcaaaatctacttagtggtacttgtacaagtttgaatcgatcagttttcagttgcttggttggcacaatggatagtttctgcgctttggacacatgaatcctgtgttcgagtccagcttgtgacctgttataataattttgtaagcaaagtctgcttagtggtacttgtacaagttcgaatcgatcagttttcagttccTTGGTTGGCCTAATGGATActgtctgtgctttggacacatgaatcgtGTGTTCGAGCCCAGTTTGTTacctgttataataattttgttaacaaagtctgcttagtggtagttgtacaaatttgaatcgatcagttttcaattgcttggttggcacaatggatagtgtctgtgctttggacacatgaatcctgtgttcgagtccagcttttgacattttatcataattttgtaagcaaaatctgcttagtggtacttgtacaagtttgaatcgatcagttttcagttgcttggttggcacaatgcaTAGtgactgtgctttggacacatgaatcctgtgttcgattccagcttgtgacctgttataataattttgtaagcaaaatctacttagtggtacttgtacaagtttgaatcgatcagttttcagttgcttggttggcacaatggatagtgactgtgctttggacacatgaatcctgtgttcgagtccagcttgtgacctgttatcatccttttgtaagcaaaatctgcttacTGTATACTtatacaagttcgaatcgatcagttttcagttccTTGGTTGGCCTAATGGATActgtctgtgctttggacacatgaatcctgtatTCGAGTCCACCTTGTGacctgttatcataattttgtaagcaaaatctgcttagtggCACTTGTACAAGTCTGAAtcgacacatgaatcctgtgtttgAGTCCAGCTTGTTacctgttatcataattttgtaagcaaaatctgcttagtggtacttgtacaagtttgaatcgacacatgaatcctgtgttcgagtccagcttgttacctgttatcataattttgtaagcaaaatctgcttagtggtacttgtacaagtttgaatcgatcagttttcagttgcttgtttGGCCCAATGgatagtgtctgtgctttgcacacatgaatcctgtgttcgagtccaccttgtgacctgttatcataattttgtaagcaaagtctgcttagtggtacttgtacaagtttgaatcgctcagttttcagttgcttggttggcccaatggatagtgtctgtgctttggacacatgaatcctgtgttcgagtccagcttgtgacctgttTATCATAATTTTGCTAAGCCAAAATCCGTTTAGTGGtagttgtacaagtttgaatcgatcagttttcagttcgCTTGtttggcacaatggatagtgtctgtgctttggacacatgaatcctgtgttcgagtcccaGCTTGTGACCtgtaataattttgtaagcaaagtctgcttagtggtacttgtacaagttcgaatcgatcagttttcagttgcttggttggcacaatggatagtgtactgtgctttggacacatgaatcctgtgttcgagtccagccttgtgacctgttatcataattttgtacgCAAAATCTCCTTAGTGgcacttgtacaagtttgaatccatcagttttcagttgcgtGGTTGGCACAACGGATAGTgcctgtgctttggacacatgaatcctgtgttcgagtccagcttgtgaAATAATGAGTGGTGTTTATTGGCAAATACTGAAGAACATAATAATATGAATGTAGGTAGTTAATGTTAATATATGTAGCCACAGCGCCTACATTCACTATGAATGACACAACTGATTCTCTGTGTATTTAGGATTAGAGCAGTctatgtatgtgtgtttttatctaTTATTATATAAAAGTGTAGTGTCATCACAGTAGAGTGTGTCttttacatacataaatatgtaGTGAATTTACCACACATTAAGACTCAATAGACTTGGTCCAGAGATGTTTCATGTCACCTCACAGCTTCCCTCTCACTGTCAGTAGTAGCTCTATGGTGGCAGGCAACAATTAACACAAAGCCTGGGGATAGCAGACAAACTCCTCCCTCTTGAGAGTCATCAGGATTCTGTATATAGAGTTGTTTAGGCCATGgtgtaaatatattattttgtcattgaTCTACCTTAAAGTATGTTTCAAAGTCAAATGTGGTCTCAGCTCTTTCTGTGGGCCTCTATACTCCAAATGAGTAAAAGAGATGGAGTTAAAGTTACTGCTTCCTTCACCTCACTTCACTCTGTTATCAATACATgtagtaaataaaaagaaattcctCAAATAGAGTAAGAATAACCAGAAAAGGTTTCAGGAAGAGCTACGTATTAATCTTGTAACACTAAAGTATGTTAGAGCATAATCTGCTCTTTAAGAACATGGAGATTATTTTGTGAAACGAAGCCTACTTTGATAGGAATCATTGAAGAGACAGTGCCATGTTCTTAATGCAGATAAAGAATGACATAGTATGATGGTTTGCTTCAGAAAAGAACGTcattacaaaaactgaagatgTGCAATTTAGAAACTCACTAAAAGAGTAAGCAGTGCTGCATGATGACAGTAAAGTCAAACCAGCTCTCCTCTAATGTTATTTGTGACTTGCAGCTGCACCGACGTGaatccagctgcagctcagtgCACAGCCAGAACCGCCTGCTGTAACCGGGTCGCCCTGCAGCCCGTCATCACAGACCTGGTACAGATCACGGAGAAAAGTTCCAGAAGTTTATgcatatgttttttaatgaaagtgtGACTTAAGCAAAGCATTATGAAGGAAAGAGTTACACAGTGTCATTGTAAGTCCAAGGAAGCAATTAGTAATGTTTGAAATAGTAACATGATCTCTGTTTTGCAGGTGCAGAGTCTTTTGCCAAGGCTTAGTGGGAAGGTGGACGTCGTCCTCTTCAATCCTCCATATGTGGTCACTCCATCAGAAGAGGTATGTATGTATGTAGCTAGATAGATAAATTCTTAGATGAGTATCTAATGACCTGTTGAACCGTTCAGGTGGGCAGCAGAGGTGTAGAGGCGGCGTGGGCCGGAGGAGAGCGAGCCAGACGGGTCACCGACAGGTTCCTCCCTCTGGTTCCTCAGCTGCTCTCCAGTAAAGGCCTGTTTTACCTCGTCACCATCGCCGAGAACAAGCCAGGTCAGTAGAATAGCTTATGATGCAAAAACTAATCCTAATGAGAAACTAAAGGCTTTGTTTCCCCACAGAGGAGATTATCAGTTTAATGAGCCAGTTTGGGCTGGAAGGAGAGACCCGCCTGTCAACCAGAGCTGGGAATGAGAGGTTGTCGGTCCTGCGTTTCCATAGAAACCAGCAGAGGTGACGGGTAAGAGTCCTAAATGTAAGGAGTACAATTGACAGTGATGTACTTTATTGTAAACTATGGTTTCTGATCATTAGTCAGACATGCATTAGTAGAGACATTTCAACGCTCTTGCTTCCAGACTATGTTTCCATCTGGTCCCAGTTGCACCGCTCCACTGGCCACCAGCTCCAGAGCTTTAGGGAACGCTTTGTGCTCGGCCTCCCTGATTCTGGCTGACAGACTTTCCTCTGTGTCTCCAACCAACACCGGAACGGCTTCCTGGACCACGACGGCGCCTGCATCAACCTCTTCCTAGAAGAACAGAAGAACTTTTATTGTGTGGATTTATTTGATGAGCTTTATATGTGTTAGCGCAACACTTACAGCTACAAAGTGGACGGTGCACCCAGTTATCAGCACTCTGGCCTGGAGAGCCTGTTGCTGGGCATTGACCCCTTTGAATGAAGGCAGCAGGGAGGGATGAATGTTGAGGAGCCTCCCTAAAgttaaagttacagttacttgggtacaaaagaaaaaaccagcacaaaaatacattttatttttaaacacaataaaactttaCACATGAACAGACTTTTACCATGCCATTTTTTCACAAAGATCCCAGTCAGGATCCTCATGAAACCAGCAAGGCAGACCAGTTCCACTCCAAACTCTTTAAGGAGAAGGTCAATGGTGGCATCAAACTCAGCTCTGCTGCCATACAGCTTGTGATCCACAACCTGttggaagacaaaaacagagatgaGTAAAACTTCACATTAATTAGGATGAATCCTAACCTACCCTGGTCTGGATGCCGGCCAGCGCTGCTCTCTTCAGACCCTGAGCTCCAGGTCTGTTTGAAACCACCAACACCTTAGGCTCCTCCCCCTTTCAGGTGACAACAAACACCTTTATTGTCATGAGTTGAGCTGTAAAACTGTAGGTcagatttgaactttttcaggttttgctCAGTGTTCAGGTCATTGCCAGCCAACATTTTGTTGCAGGAAATCATTTCAGGAAGGAACCAATAGTTTCAGGAGTCTGGGAGATGTGACTGTAACCGACCTGAACACTGAGGCCCcagagcgccccctgcaggatcTGCTGCACCATCACCGTTTCCAGCAGCAAATCAATCATCTGTTGGTCCAGACAGAAAAGTTGAAGCTGTCAGTGAAGCAGATCAGAAGctgagcagcagaaacccaGAAGAACTGGAAGCATCAGCAGGAGATGAACTGGACCTCTAGGATCACTGATGCtgcagctgaggaagaggaggacgatgAAGGTGAAGCTGCCATCCTCAGACTTCCTGTTTATCAACCCAAGAaagcagaaaacctgcagaaaatcaGCTGAAGAAGAACCACGAGGAGCTGGAGTCGTCCggcgccctctagtggctgaTTGAACTACTGCACTGGGAGAACTGGACCTCGACGCTACTGCAGCTCAGCGGCTGGTTTCTCTCTGAatggaccaatcagaaccaaagagGATTCAGCTCTGAGACAATCATTTACAACTACATACAGTAGTTACACATATGTACAACATGTTAGCGTTTCTAAACACTTAgagtttagaaaacataaaaaactatcAGGAGTTGTCAGaggaaagttttaaaacattaaaacttaacctttgaaatgaaaccatataattgtttactaaaatatttcttcattgcTCCTGTAACaataaaacttaataaatatcttgtgtttttattagaccTTTATATCAGTGTTTTCAGAgtccaggtttcatttattaGAGAAACTCAACATCTGctttattataaatacattttctttctagttttcctttttttcttttaaaaaaaaggaaacccacctaaatttaaaacaaatttaaaacagtgATATCTAACATATTATGTCTTGACTGTCTGGTTGTTGATTCTCAGTTGTCTAAAGTaggtttgattcatttttcatcAGGATGTTTTAAGAGGCTACGAAGAGCTTTAAAAACCCAACTTACCGCAGAGATGAGATATTATCCCACTTTCTCAGTCAGGAGAACATCCGATTGGCTGGTCAGTGTCCTGCTGGTTCTGTCTTATCTCTACCTGCTGTAGAAATGAACCGATTCATCTAATTCATCTAGGAGGGGTGGAAGTGTGTCattaaagagagaaataggAAAAAACTGCATCATATATGGTATATTTATGATGTAATAGTTAACAATACGGGGTTTATAATTACCTGACTGATATGAAAATGCATATTTCACCAAacgctaaataataaataacatcacTTCAAATCGGACCCATACGGTCAGGATAACAATCGGGCCTCAGATGGTATACAGAATAAGAAATGGACTGTGGGTTTAATGTAGAACAAGTCAATTGACAAAAGTCAGGTAGACTCTGGGTCCAAGTGATGCTTTTATGGGCTATTTGTTATTGTAAATGATGACGTCATTAGCTGACATAAACAAGATGAGGCTGCTGAAGGTTTGTTGCaccttctgggttttttttcttatcttgtttttgttcccagttcttttctcatttcattttcaaattagaaCAGAAAAATCCTCACTTCTATAAGTGAGCCCGGTGCTGGAAATTGGACACGATTCGCTTTTAAATATGCGAATCGTACTCGGAAGCATCAACTCAGCTTCTGAGTACAGAAGCGGTCAGCGGTCATCAGCGTTTttatgatttgatttgtttagaaCTTATGTAAAGAAAACCACAAGTATTATAGACATTTAGTTATTATTATCggttactttctgaaagatgtgAAACAGAATATAGAAACAACAAGTTGTGTAttgaataatgtttaaaatttgtgcTGAAATTTGGCTTTTTCATCCATGATTCTTCTCATTGTTGTTTGGACGCCGAACGTCATCTTAGCATTTGCGTGCTAGATGGATCATTATCAGCTGCGACCACAAGAGGGCGGTagaggaacaaaaagaaaatcatctttgtttattacagtgggctctttgcacctgccgcgctgacgtcacaaccgcatgcgcaaatgcggctctttttttccgctttgagttaccatgacagctagaaaagacaaagtgttaTTTCAGACGAAAATAAAAccatactatgaacattgctttCTTCCTACACTGTCAAAAATATCCGtaaattttacagttaaataaagtaaacCATGAAAATTTAAAACCGTAAATTGGAAATCAGTTTTAGACTGTTTCTTTAACAAGTAATTACCGTAAATAAGataattaggaaaaaatgtaatttttactgggggggggggggttatcagaaaatttacattgccctgctgttaaaaaaagtcttgtaaTACTATTAACAGTAatatgctgtaatttttctagtagtacatactgtagtttttgCACTCATCTTTAATATAGTTAGTAgctgttaaaaatgcaaactgttGTGACAATTACAGAAACATACCGTAATTTTTCTAGCAATGTATACCGTAGTTTTTGTATTCAATAATTATAAAGTATACAGTTCAAAACTGTTCAATATGCATACTGCTGTggcaattacaaaaatatactaTAATTTTTCTAGCAGTGTATATcgtaatttttacatttataattaatCTAAAGTATACAGTTCAAAACTGTTCAATATGCATACTgttgtggaaatgaaaacaaaaattgtagTAGCGCTGTAACCTTTGCATTTAATTCTCCTGATAGcctaaattatgtaaaaataaacaaatacttgcAATCGTCTTAAGTTGTGGGTCCTGAATCTGGAATCtattaaagtttgactttttgaatggaattatGGAAATTAAATATCCTTTCCACGAAATGTTCTGTACTGTAAATTATCTTGTTGccaatattggatttttttcattaacaaataaattaaaataatctgtactcagtcacagaaaatgttttagagataTTTGTAGTCTAtattgtaatataatttattcgGTTTAGCAAAAGTCATGTAAGTCAAGTTTCCTGCCTGTAGACCTGGCAGGCAGCCTGTAGTCAGTCTTAATTAATGGGGCCACTGCACCTGGTCCGCGCGGACAGGCGAACTTGAGTTCTGGCGGAACTTTGGAAGCGGTGGATTTGAGCGGACCGATCAGCGCGCTGCATTTGAGGACCCGTCGCACTCGGTGGTTGGCGTTTTTGTCCAGCTATTCCGCTCAGATTGTGCAGAGACTTCATCATCCAACCTTCTCCGTCTGATCGGCTCTCGTTCTCAGGTAAGGAAATATTGcggaacatttcagaaaacaaatagtttGAGTTGCATTCGGTTGGTTGAAAAGACATTTCAGGGGAAACgaggagaaaaagaagttgTGGAAAGTTAGCCTCTCCACAAAGCTATTGCTTACATCCGTTTTGTATCGCCATCGCTGTAAGCTATCCATCGAAGTAATATATTTAAGATGTATTCATGCAACCTGTGTGCAGAAACAGTTAAATCTGTTAAAGCCTTTGTTCTCCATCGCAAACTGCATCGCAACGAACCGAGGCGTATGTTCAAGTGCGTTCACTTCTATCGTCATCATAATAGCATGCCAAGAGTTGCTCTGGACACAAGTTTAACGAAATTAAAATGCACAGTTCCACTTTGTAAATGGCAGTGTGAAGGGATAAAAGCTTTGGTTGTTCACTTGAAGGAGCATAATAGTGGAGGGGCGCCAAGTAACTTGCCCTGTGAAAGGGTGCGCCTCTGTGTTTCGTGTGAAATCTTCCTTTACCTCTCACATCTCCAGGAAACATacaaattatttggaaaatgtgatttgtgaaacaagTAATGAAGATACTCAGAGTGCTGCAAGTGctattttttgctcctatttttccccatacaacaatcttgaaacgttggtctttctaagattgtgtggtgtgttacggtagatcgtcgttgccgctccgatccaaatcaggggtttttcccgactgggatcttaacgcagcctgttgaatgtgacaggcagccaatcagaaagcgcggattctcctcgtgctttctgaggggaaattacgtctgggaatcccaaacagctgacacggcgcaacccgaagtccagcggacatcggagatgatatgtggaaacaacattaatgtttattcaacatgcaaagaatatcgaactgacaagaggaggagttggagcgaaattgctaccgcagttgataaacccggtaacttttcagctgttcttcgttaacgtgacgtaaacaggttaggttaggttaggttaaactttattaatcccataggGAAATTAAGGTTATCTGTTGCTCACACATTAATTCACATCCACACAACATTAAAATCGTACATCTGGAGACAACCATACAAGATAgaagaatataataaataaatacattcccACTAAAAGAAGTCTAGTAAAAgtgcttaaatatgttaaaagctACCCCgtctccctcctcccccacaAATAGCAGCATTGTAAAGCCTAATGGCCCGTGGGACAAAGGAGTTTTTAATCCTCTCGGTTGAACAACCCAGTGAGAGGAAcctgtcactgaaggagctccTCTGGTTGGAGAAAACAGTGTACAGAGGATGACTGGTGTTCTCCAAAATTAGACTGAGTTTAGACAGTGTCCTCTGTTCCACCACCGTCTCCACAGACTCCAGGCTCACACCGACCACGGAGCCAGCTCTGCAGATGAGGCGGTTCAGTCTCTGTATGTCTCTCTTTCTAATtcctaatgattttcattcagtcaggactttacgctgacactagccacatgcattgcaggtagattgcagtaaagcattgattaatgcctggttttaaaattagttcattggacttgtagccattattttgtgcccattgttggacaccacacggcaggaacgaacccgatcgaaccgttatacctaggatttctgtcggctaatgtgtggtctgtcaggttttgaaaatgggccgacaatcggcagacagctctaagatcgtgtcgtgtgcgctgggctttacactgaggaaatgagaaaggagggtcagtgg encodes:
- the LOC114153832 gene encoding methyltransferase N6AMT1-like, with the protein product MLFVTCSCTDVNPAAAQCTARTACCNRVALQPVITDLVQSLLPRLSGKVDVVLFNPPYVVTPSEEVGSRGVEAAWAGGERARRVTDRFLPLVPQLLSSKGLFYLVTIAENKPEEIISLMSQFGLEGETRLSTRAGNERLSVLRFHRNQQR
- the LOC114153833 gene encoding trifunctional purine biosynthetic protein adenosine-3-like; the protein is MRILTGIFVKKWHGRLLNIHPSLLPSFKGVNAQQQALQARVLITGCTVHFVAEEVDAGAVVVQEAVPVLVGDTEESLSARIREAEHKAFPKALELVASGAVQLGPDGNIVWKQER